One genomic region from Caldisericia bacterium encodes:
- the leuS gene encoding leucine--tRNA ligase yields the protein MAFYNFREVEDKWIKRWEKERLYSKYNYDKPKYYVLEMFPYPSGPLHMGHVRNYTLGDVVARYKRMRGFNVLHPMGWDAFGLPAENAAIQRGISPKEWTYNNINIMKSQLIKQGISYDWDREIATCDPNYYKFTQWFFLELYNSGLAYKDKALVNYCPKCKTVLANEQVVGGRCWRCDSLVEKRELEQWFFKITHFAEELLNDLDLLENWPEKVKIMQKNWIGKSEGVDVSFPVLNSDEYIEIFTTRPDTIYGTTFMALAPEHPLSEKLALKNGLFDDYKKFKNKVLKLSEIDRISTELSKEGLFLNSYAINPLTNEKLPIFVANYVVYQYGKGAIMGVPAHDSRDFDFAKKYGLPIKIVIQNKDYSLDEKSLDKAYEDEGIIVNSDFFSGLPSEEGKLKISIYIEEKGFGKRVIRYRLRDWLISRQRYWGAPIPIIYCKECGIVPVPYEDLPVLLPNENEVNFGVEGKNPLETVESWINTTCPKCGGNARRETETMDTFVCSSWYFLRYTSPKSLINPKDFPFDKENVNYWMPVDQYIGGVEHAILHLLYSRFFTKFLYQKGYINFKEPFKNLFTQGMVLYNGSAMSKSKGNVVSPDEIINKYGVDAERLFILFIAPPELDADWTDKGIEGMSRYVNRIWRLFNKFIDYKNSNKTFKIDLNKDKELEIKLNETIKKVTDSIENNFRFNTSIASLMELTNLVQEYMNDEEKININLLEKIFKNFILILSPFAPFITEEMWEKLGNTTSVHLESWPSYDEEILKRDIIEIVIEVNGKVRGRINVNRHSDEKEIEKIILEDPKIKKYIENKKIKNIIHVKNKIINIVVE from the coding sequence ATGGCATTTTATAATTTTCGAGAAGTAGAGGATAAATGGATAAAAAGATGGGAAAAAGAAAGATTATATTCAAAATATAATTATGATAAACCTAAATATTATGTTTTAGAAATGTTTCCTTACCCATCTGGTCCTCTTCATATGGGACATGTAAGAAACTATACACTTGGTGATGTTGTAGCAAGATATAAGAGAATGAGAGGTTTTAATGTGCTACATCCTATGGGTTGGGATGCTTTTGGACTACCAGCAGAGAACGCTGCAATTCAAAGAGGAATTTCACCGAAAGAGTGGACTTATAATAATATAAATATAATGAAATCTCAACTAATAAAACAAGGAATTTCATATGATTGGGATAGAGAAATTGCAACATGTGATCCAAATTATTATAAATTTACCCAATGGTTTTTCCTCGAACTTTATAATTCTGGACTTGCATATAAAGATAAGGCACTTGTAAATTATTGTCCAAAATGTAAAACAGTTCTTGCAAATGAACAAGTAGTAGGTGGAAGATGTTGGAGATGCGATTCTTTAGTAGAAAAAAGAGAATTGGAACAATGGTTTTTTAAGATAACTCATTTTGCAGAAGAATTATTAAATGATCTTGATTTGCTTGAAAATTGGCCAGAGAAAGTAAAAATAATGCAAAAAAATTGGATAGGAAAAAGTGAAGGAGTTGATGTTTCTTTCCCAGTATTAAACTCTGATGAATATATTGAAATTTTTACTACAAGACCTGATACTATATATGGAACTACTTTTATGGCATTAGCGCCAGAACATCCTCTATCTGAAAAACTTGCTTTAAAAAATGGTTTATTTGATGATTATAAAAAATTTAAGAATAAGGTTTTAAAATTAAGTGAAATAGATAGAATTTCTACTGAGTTATCTAAAGAAGGTCTGTTTTTAAATAGTTATGCAATTAATCCTTTAACAAATGAGAAGCTTCCAATTTTTGTAGCTAATTATGTTGTTTATCAATATGGAAAAGGAGCAATAATGGGAGTTCCTGCACATGATTCGAGAGATTTTGATTTTGCAAAAAAATATGGTCTTCCAATTAAAATAGTTATTCAGAATAAAGATTATAGTTTAGATGAAAAATCACTAGACAAAGCATATGAAGATGAGGGAATTATAGTTAATTCAGATTTTTTTTCAGGATTACCTTCTGAGGAAGGAAAATTGAAAATTAGTATATATATAGAAGAAAAAGGATTTGGGAAGAGGGTAATAAGGTATAGATTAAGAGATTGGCTAATATCAAGACAAAGATATTGGGGAGCACCAATTCCGATAATTTATTGCAAAGAATGTGGTATTGTACCTGTCCCTTATGAAGATTTACCTGTTTTGTTACCAAATGAAAATGAGGTCAATTTTGGAGTTGAAGGAAAAAATCCGCTAGAGACTGTTGAGTCATGGATAAATACTACTTGTCCTAAATGTGGTGGTAATGCAAGAAGAGAGACAGAAACAATGGATACATTTGTTTGTTCTTCTTGGTATTTTTTAAGATATACATCACCAAAAAGTTTAATAAATCCCAAAGATTTTCCTTTTGATAAGGAAAATGTTAATTATTGGATGCCAGTTGATCAATATATAGGTGGAGTTGAACATGCTATTTTGCATTTGCTTTATTCAAGATTTTTTACAAAATTTTTATACCAAAAAGGTTATATTAATTTTAAAGAACCATTTAAAAATTTATTTACACAAGGAATGGTCCTTTATAATGGAAGTGCAATGTCTAAATCAAAAGGAAATGTTGTATCACCAGATGAAATTATAAATAAATATGGTGTTGATGCTGAAAGATTATTTATTCTTTTTATTGCACCTCCAGAGCTTGATGCAGATTGGACTGATAAAGGAATTGAAGGCATGAGTAGATATGTAAATAGAATTTGGAGATTATTTAACAAATTCATAGATTATAAAAATTCAAATAAAACTTTTAAAATTGATTTAAACAAAGACAAAGAACTTGAAATAAAACTTAATGAGACTATTAAAAAAGTTACAGATAGTATTGAAAATAATTTTAGATTTAATACATCAATAGCATCTTTGATGGAGTTAACAAATTTAGTTCAAGAATATATGAATGATGAAGAGAAAATTAATATAAATCTTTTAGAAAAGATATTTAAAAATTTCATACTTATATTATCACCCTTTGCACCATTCATAACAGAAGAAATGTGGGAGAAGTTAGGAAATACAACAAGTGTTCATCTAGAAAGTTGGCCTTCTTATGATGAAGAAATTCTTAAAAGAGACATTATTGAAATAGTAATTGAAGTTAATGGTAAAGTTAGAGGTAGAATAAATGTAAATAGACATAGCGATGAGAAAGAAATAGAAAAAATTATTTTAGAAGATCCAAAAATCAAGAAATATATTGAAAATAAAAAAATTAAAAATATTATTCATGTAAAAAATAAAATAATAAATATTGTGGTTGAATAA
- a CDS encoding stalk domain-containing protein yields MKKIIIFILLLTTFNLSFNFQETIISFGNSNIEILSNEEVIIPIKVDNIKNLYGYSIYIEFEPENLKIIEIKEGDFLKKDSQTFFLSKVDLERREIIVGCARRGNVQGVSGSGVLFNIKILLKEKNKTFLKFKEITLKDNNLNDLIFKSIDLNISPKLQDIPILKFEPTVLVFKSLDEILEIKISNIGKGVLKGTVYTKDDWVVLNKTNFEGNNNIIYVAIKKQSIEEGTIFIESNGGNGVIKVKFEKLSTTKIVLQIGNQIAYVNDKSYLLPFPPFLEKGRTMVPLRFISENRGAQVLWVKEENKAIIIFNEVYIELWVDQNKNYVRMNGVFYTIDVAPYTLKGRTVVPVRFVSEFLGGKVFWNQDTKTVTIYFES; encoded by the coding sequence ATGAAAAAAATAATAATTTTTATATTACTTTTAACTACATTTAATTTGTCATTTAACTTTCAAGAAACTATTATCTCTTTTGGCAATTCAAATATAGAAATTTTATCTAATGAAGAAGTAATAATTCCAATTAAAGTAGATAATATAAAAAATTTATATGGCTATTCAATATATATAGAATTTGAGCCTGAAAATTTGAAGATAATAGAAATAAAAGAAGGTGATTTTTTAAAAAAAGATTCTCAAACCTTTTTTTTATCAAAAGTTGATTTAGAAAGGAGAGAGATTATAGTAGGTTGTGCAAGGAGAGGAAATGTTCAAGGTGTCAGTGGATCAGGAGTTCTTTTTAATATTAAAATTTTATTAAAAGAGAAAAATAAAACTTTTTTAAAATTTAAAGAAATAACTCTTAAAGATAACAACTTGAATGATTTAATATTTAAATCTATAGATTTAAATATCTCACCTAAACTACAAGATATACCTATCTTAAAATTTGAACCCACAGTGCTTGTTTTTAAAAGTTTAGATGAGATTCTAGAAATTAAAATTTCAAATATTGGTAAAGGGGTGCTTAAAGGAACAGTTTATACAAAAGATGACTGGGTAGTACTAAATAAAACAAATTTTGAAGGTAATAACAATATTATATATGTAGCAATCAAAAAACAGAGTATTGAAGAAGGCACAATTTTTATTGAAAGTAATGGTGGAAATGGTGTAATAAAAGTAAAATTTGAAAAATTATCAACAACAAAAATAGTCCTTCAAATTGGAAATCAGATAGCATATGTAAATGATAAATCTTATCTTTTACCATTTCCTCCTTTTCTTGAAAAAGGAAGAACTATGGTGCCTTTAAGATTTATTTCAGAAAATAGAGGTGCACAAGTTTTGTGGGTTAAAGAAGAAAATAAAGCAATAATAATATTTAATGAAGTTTATATAGAATTGTGGGTTGACCAGAATAAAAATTATGTTAGAATGAATGGTGTTTTTTATACTATTGATGTTGCTCCTTATACTTTAAAAGGAAGAACCGTAGTTCCAGTTAGATTTGTATCTGAATTTTTAGGAGGAAAGGTATTTTGGAATCAAGATACAAAAACAGTAACTATATATTTTGAATCATAA
- the rpmF gene encoding 50S ribosomal protein L32 — protein MGVPKKKKSKSRVRMRRAYFYKPPNVNLVECPHCHELIVPHRVCPYCGYYKGREIIAKEVES, from the coding sequence ATGGGAGTTCCAAAGAAAAAAAAGAGTAAATCAAGAGTTAGAATGAGGAGAGCATATTTTTATAAACCACCAAATGTTAATCTTGTTGAGTGTCCTCATTGTCATGAATTAATAGTTCCTCATAGAGTTTGTCCATATTGTGGATATTATAAAGGAAGAGAAATTATAGCTAAAGAGGTAGAAAGTTGA
- the plsX gene encoding phosphate acyltransferase PlsX: MKIILDAMGGDYAPHEIIEGAKLAKKELNIDITLVGREDEIRKYLTNEDNKLFEIIHAEEIVTMEDKPVMAFRRKKDSSINKGLNLLKDGLGDAFVSAGNTGAILTSSYFILGKIKDYIRPTQSAIIPTLKGFLILVDAGANIEANTINLLHWAQMGKVFSKILTNKEKIKIGLLNIGEEEEKGNDLTKEVYKLFKQHFVDEFAGNMEGKDFLYGDFDLCVTDGFTGNIALKTLEGEASLFLLLIKNIFKKNILTNIAYLLVKNEFKKNFEKFNYEKYGGSPILGVNGTVIVCHGRSKRVAIKNAIKMAKHLVELKLVDSLKSEFD; the protein is encoded by the coding sequence TTGAAAATAATTCTAGATGCTATGGGGGGTGATTATGCCCCCCATGAAATTATTGAAGGAGCAAAACTAGCAAAAAAAGAGTTAAATATAGATATAACCCTTGTGGGAAGAGAAGATGAAATTAGAAAATATTTAACAAATGAAGATAATAAACTTTTTGAAATTATACATGCTGAAGAGATAGTGACAATGGAAGATAAGCCAGTTATGGCTTTTAGAAGAAAAAAAGATTCATCAATTAATAAAGGTTTAAATCTTTTAAAAGATGGATTAGGTGATGCATTTGTTTCTGCTGGTAATACTGGTGCAATTTTAACATCTTCTTATTTTATATTAGGAAAAATTAAAGATTACATTAGACCTACACAATCTGCAATAATCCCAACTCTTAAAGGTTTTTTAATACTTGTTGATGCTGGAGCAAATATTGAGGCAAATACTATAAATCTATTACATTGGGCACAAATGGGTAAAGTTTTTTCAAAAATTTTAACAAATAAAGAAAAAATTAAAATTGGTTTATTAAATATTGGAGAAGAGGAAGAAAAAGGAAACGATTTAACAAAAGAAGTTTATAAGCTTTTTAAACAACATTTTGTTGATGAATTTGCTGGAAATATGGAAGGTAAAGATTTTCTATACGGAGATTTTGATTTATGTGTGACTGATGGATTTACAGGTAATATTGCTTTAAAAACACTTGAGGGAGAGGCATCACTATTTCTTTTACTAATAAAAAACATTTTTAAGAAAAATATATTAACAAATATAGCATATTTATTAGTAAAAAATGAGTTTAAGAAGAATTTTGAAAAATTTAATTATGAAAAGTATGGGGGAAGTCCTATTTTAGGGGTTAATGGAACTGTTATTGTTTGTCATGGAAGATCCAAAAGAGTTGCAATTAAAAATGCAATTAAAATGGCTAAACATTTAGTTGAACTTAAGCTTGTTGATAGTCTAAAAAGTGAATTCGATTGA
- the rnc gene encoding ribonuclease III, producing the protein MNSIDKFISFIEKNFNIKIKDKKLIELSLTHTSKGIFDPPINFERLEFLGDSIINFLITEKVFKKYKNLSEGFLAKYKAILISKKTLSNFAKSLKINEYLILGKGEEKNSGREKENILCDAFESFIGAIYLDSGIRSVRKILNKLIKEVKIEKIYDSKTYLQEITQSKFETLPKYSVLEIKGLEHDRTYIIGVFVNNKIVGIGEGKSKKEAEKEAAKEAIKNLTKNE; encoded by the coding sequence GTGAATTCGATTGATAAATTCATTTCTTTTATTGAGAAAAATTTTAACATTAAAATTAAAGATAAAAAGTTAATTGAGTTATCCTTAACTCACACTTCAAAAGGAATTTTTGACCCTCCCATAAATTTTGAAAGATTGGAATTTTTAGGTGATTCAATCATTAATTTTTTAATTACAGAAAAGGTTTTTAAAAAATATAAAAATTTATCTGAGGGGTTTCTTGCTAAATATAAAGCAATACTTATAAGCAAAAAAACTCTCTCAAATTTTGCAAAAAGTTTAAAAATAAATGAATATCTAATTCTTGGAAAAGGGGAAGAGAAAAATAGTGGAAGAGAGAAAGAAAATATTTTATGTGATGCTTTTGAATCTTTTATTGGAGCAATTTATCTTGATTCGGGAATTAGATCTGTAAGGAAGATTTTAAATAAATTAATAAAAGAGGTTAAAATTGAAAAAATATATGATAGTAAAACTTATCTTCAAGAAATAACACAAAGTAAATTTGAGACATTACCAAAATATTCAGTACTTGAAATAAAAGGTCTTGAGCATGATAGAACCTATATTATAGGAGTTTTTGTTAATAATAAGATAGTTGGAATTGGTGAAGGTAAAAGTAAAAAGGAAGCAGAAAAAGAAGCAGCAAAAGAAGCAATAAAGAATTTAACAAAGAATGAATAG
- a CDS encoding copper amine oxidase N-terminal domain-containing protein yields the protein MNRILFLILIISILISNISFSQNKLIKDRNFEEDIGNGIWIHINTFNNSSNQEIIDLCKFFLKKNIKNVFILAKDINGELLYKKYEKTLLNIIDIFKKFQIKIHYYIPIGYDPKFLKENPQEVSFCAPDKSNYNVYPDKEMKVPNLNSKKYLNYIKTVVKELIYYYNAEGIQLDYIRYPNVNYGYDENVKNIFISRGGNWDKILEIFRKNVDIFSLYDNKDKDVVLLGDVRSEIVTNFANEIKGFISSISKDIIFSVTLIQSGSSFLSYKEGGKDSFPYGFLHFGQNYRKLSEISDFVSPLAYHKNYDKNLEWVREIIINTKKKVVSKILCGIQGNDTHENIEKLINICKEEKVNFSLFRLGTFLPVQINLKNIDSLKYEINFSVLDKFYEYTKIYNFEIKIKELNLSEKINIKEKFVINTEKNLISIYLIGIPLLTDTVKLTLFNTIKFKIGANIYYLDGVKKTMDAMPFLFNGRTMIPVRVIAETLGYTVLWKDGEVVLNKKNLTINLFINKNKLKINGIEYFIDSFPIIKEGRTYLPIRYLSEVLNLIVSWNEKENEVLIEGYIDDEQEVIILYKNNLNNNIIRDLVFNKSNKIIFKNIDISSLIKLDREFTLRGIKIYLYNTDDLILNKDKLFSFDGIFIEEENYYYILKDSKKYNIFDTKEFLPKEALLNFANFRFKEKSNYYILVYEKFFIDLFKPYIEKDTNFSGFILKENS from the coding sequence ATGAATAGAATCCTTTTTTTAATACTTATAATTTCTATATTAATTTCAAATATTTCTTTTTCTCAAAATAAATTAATAAAAGACAGAAATTTTGAAGAAGATATTGGGAATGGTATATGGATTCACATTAATACTTTTAATAATAGTTCTAATCAAGAAATAATAGATTTATGTAAATTTTTTTTAAAGAAAAATATTAAAAATGTTTTTATACTTGCTAAAGATATAAATGGAGAACTTCTTTATAAAAAATATGAGAAAACACTTCTTAATATTATCGATATATTCAAAAAATTCCAAATAAAGATTCATTATTATATTCCAATTGGTTATGATCCAAAATTTTTAAAAGAAAACCCTCAGGAAGTATCTTTTTGTGCACCAGATAAAAGTAATTATAATGTTTACCCAGATAAAGAAATGAAAGTTCCAAATTTAAATAGTAAAAAATATTTAAATTATATAAAAACAGTTGTAAAAGAATTGATTTATTATTATAATGCTGAAGGTATTCAACTTGATTATATTAGATATCCAAATGTTAATTATGGTTATGATGAAAATGTAAAAAATATTTTTATATCAAGAGGTGGTAATTGGGATAAAATTCTTGAGATTTTTAGAAAAAATGTTGATATCTTTTCACTTTATGACAACAAAGATAAAGATGTTGTTCTTCTAGGAGATGTTAGAAGTGAAATTGTCACAAATTTTGCTAATGAAATAAAAGGGTTCATATCGTCAATATCAAAAGATATTATTTTTTCTGTTACTTTAATACAGAGTGGCTCATCTTTTTTATCATATAAAGAAGGAGGAAAAGATTCTTTTCCTTATGGTTTTCTACATTTTGGACAAAATTATAGAAAGTTATCTGAAATATCAGATTTTGTGTCTCCCCTTGCTTATCATAAAAATTATGATAAAAATCTTGAGTGGGTTAGAGAAATAATAATAAATACGAAAAAGAAAGTTGTTTCAAAAATATTGTGTGGAATACAAGGGAATGATACACATGAAAACATAGAAAAATTGATAAATATATGCAAAGAAGAGAAAGTAAACTTTTCATTGTTTAGATTAGGTACATTTCTTCCAGTTCAAATTAATTTAAAAAATATAGATAGTTTAAAGTATGAAATAAATTTTTCAGTTCTAGATAAGTTTTATGAATATACAAAAATTTATAACTTTGAAATTAAAATTAAAGAACTAAATCTTTCAGAGAAAATTAATATAAAAGAGAAATTCGTAATTAATACTGAAAAAAATTTAATAAGTATATACCTAATAGGTATTCCTCTTTTAACAGATACAGTAAAATTAACTCTTTTTAATACAATAAAGTTTAAAATAGGTGCAAATATATATTATTTAGATGGAGTAAAAAAGACAATGGATGCTATGCCTTTTTTGTTTAACGGAAGAACAATGATACCTGTAAGAGTTATAGCTGAGACTCTTGGATATACAGTTTTATGGAAAGATGGTGAAGTGGTTTTAAACAAAAAAAATTTAACTATCAATTTATTCATTAATAAAAATAAATTAAAAATAAATGGTATAGAATATTTTATTGACTCATTTCCTATAATTAAAGAGGGTAGAACATATTTACCAATAAGATATCTTAGTGAAGTTTTAAATTTAATCGTTTCATGGAATGAAAAAGAAAATGAAGTTTTAATTGAAGGTTATATTGATGATGAACAAGAAGTAATAATTTTATATAAAAATAATTTAAATAACAATATCATAAGAGATTTAGTTTTTAATAAATCTAATAAAATTATTTTTAAAAATATAGATATTAGTTCTTTGATAAAATTAGACAGAGAATTTACATTAAGGGGAATAAAGATTTATCTTTACAATACAGATGATTTAATTTTAAACAAAGACAAATTATTCTCATTTGATGGAATATTTATTGAAGAAGAAAATTATTACTATATTTTGAAAGATAGTAAAAAATACAATATTTTTGATACTAAAGAATTTTTACCAAAAGAAGCCCTTTTAAATTTTGCCAATTTTAGATTTAAAGAAAAATCTAACTATTATATACTTGTTTATGAGAAATTTTTTATTGATTTATTTAAACCTTATATTGAAAAGGATACAAATTTTTCAGGTTTTATTTTAAAAGAAAATAGTTGA
- the lepA gene encoding translation elongation factor 4, which yields MNIRNFSVIAHIDHGKSTLCDRFLELCGLTSPLLKEGQALDQMSLERERGITIKAHPVRLIYKKNNENYILNLIDTPGHVDFTYEVSRSLAACEGAILLVDATQGVEAQTLSHYYLAKENNLKIIPVINKIDLPNARIEEVKNEIINLTKDDKITLISAKSGIGVEDLLDRIINEIPPPNIEIDSPLKALIFDSHYDKYKGVIVHIRVFEGKIKKGMKIMLYSNKKVFEVIEVGVFELELKETDELKSGEVGYFAALIRDPRDIRVGDTVIDIKHQDVEPLPGFKVLKPVVFASIYPTFPQGFESLRKSIERLYLNDPGFVFEPEDSSQLGPGFRCGFLGSLHLEIVEERLEREFEENIVITYPSTKYRVILTNGEEIEITNPSKFPDESKIKDILEPIAFLKIITPSIYIGEVLKLIEVRKGRFLNMIYIDPNRVIIEAKIPFSKIITKFFDDLKSITKGFGTFDYTISDWEKGDLIKVDILVNGKIVDALSFITYRDEAYRKAKDILIKMRNFIPRQLFEVVLQAKVQGKIIARESIAPLRKDVLQKCYGGDVTRKKKLLEKQKEGKKRMKMVGNVEIPQEAFLSIMEVE from the coding sequence ATGAATATAAGAAACTTTTCTGTGATTGCTCATATTGATCATGGTAAATCAACATTATGTGATAGATTTCTAGAATTATGCGGATTAACATCGCCTCTTTTAAAAGAAGGTCAAGCTTTAGATCAAATGTCTTTAGAAAGAGAGAGAGGTATTACTATAAAAGCACATCCAGTAAGGCTTATTTATAAAAAAAATAATGAAAATTATATTCTTAATTTAATAGATACTCCAGGTCATGTTGATTTTACATATGAAGTTTCAAGAAGCCTTGCTGCATGTGAAGGTGCAATTTTACTTGTTGATGCAACTCAAGGAGTTGAAGCTCAAACTCTCTCACACTATTATTTAGCAAAAGAAAACAATTTAAAAATAATTCCTGTAATAAATAAAATAGATTTACCAAATGCAAGAATTGAAGAAGTAAAAAATGAAATAATTAATTTAACAAAAGATGACAAAATTACACTTATTAGTGCTAAAAGTGGAATTGGAGTAGAAGATTTGCTTGATAGAATTATTAATGAAATACCTCCCCCTAATATTGAAATAGATTCTCCTCTAAAAGCTTTAATTTTTGATTCTCATTATGATAAATACAAAGGAGTTATAGTTCATATTAGGGTTTTTGAAGGAAAAATAAAAAAAGGAATGAAAATAATGTTATATTCAAACAAAAAAGTTTTTGAAGTAATAGAAGTAGGAGTATTTGAATTAGAACTAAAAGAAACAGATGAATTAAAATCTGGTGAGGTTGGATATTTTGCTGCTTTAATTAGGGATCCTAGGGATATTAGAGTTGGTGATACTGTTATAGATATTAAACATCAAGATGTTGAGCCTTTGCCTGGTTTTAAAGTTTTAAAACCTGTTGTTTTTGCTTCTATTTATCCAACTTTTCCACAAGGATTTGAATCTTTAAGAAAATCCATTGAAAGATTATATTTAAATGACCCTGGCTTTGTTTTTGAACCAGAAGATTCATCTCAATTAGGTCCTGGTTTCAGATGTGGTTTTCTTGGTTCTCTTCACTTAGAAATAGTTGAGGAAAGATTAGAAAGAGAATTTGAGGAAAATATAGTTATAACTTATCCATCAACAAAATATAGAGTTATATTAACAAATGGAGAAGAGATAGAGATTACTAATCCATCTAAATTTCCAGATGAATCAAAAATTAAAGATATTTTAGAACCTATTGCTTTTTTAAAGATAATAACTCCATCTATCTATATTGGAGAAGTTTTAAAATTAATTGAGGTTAGAAAAGGAAGATTCCTAAATATGATTTACATTGATCCCAATAGAGTTATTATTGAAGCAAAAATTCCTTTTTCAAAAATAATAACTAAATTTTTTGATGATTTAAAATCAATAACGAAAGGATTTGGAACTTTTGATTATACAATTTCTGATTGGGAAAAAGGAGATTTAATTAAAGTTGATATATTGGTTAATGGTAAAATTGTTGATGCTCTTTCTTTTATTACATATAGAGATGAAGCATATAGAAAAGCAAAAGATATATTAATAAAAATGAGAAATTTTATCCCAAGACAACTTTTTGAAGTTGTATTGCAAGCAAAAGTTCAAGGAAAGATAATTGCAAGAGAGTCGATAGCTCCATTAAGAAAAGATGTATTACAAAAGTGTTATGGTGGAGATGTAACGAGAAAGAAGAAATTACTTGAAAAACAAAAAGAAGGCAAAAAAAGAATGAAAATGGTAGGAAATGTTGAGATCCCACAGGAAGCATTTCTTTCAATCATGGAAGTTGAATGA
- the hemW gene encoding radical SAM family heme chaperone HemW, with translation MKEISLYFHIPFCLKKCNYCSFYSVIFNREIKNLFVKYLLKEISLKEDILKNYYIKTIYFGGGTPSLLNEEDFELIFNYLYKKFRFNNTKETTLEINPETVNLEKFKNLIKFGINRISLGVQTFNDCSLKLLGRVHGKDKIFNSFKILRKLGFDNINFDLILGIPKESLKDVENSIMETMSLNPEHISIYSLEYHEDTKIYFDIINNKLHPWDKKKEKEGFILIKNILLDYGYKHYEFSNFSKIGFESKHNLNYWSGGEYIGFGPMSFSFINNIYTQNGNLFYYFNKIEKNKNPILKIFYINYEKLKKIFLILSLRRINGLNLKKFEEKFGKIENLDNKLIDLEKNGFIEKNKQKIKLTDSGIIISNQIFSNLI, from the coding sequence ATGAAAGAGATATCTTTATATTTTCATATTCCTTTTTGTCTTAAAAAATGTAATTATTGTAGTTTCTATTCTGTTATATTTAATAGAGAAATAAAAAATTTATTTGTAAAATATCTTTTAAAAGAAATTTCTTTAAAAGAAGATATACTTAAAAATTATTATATAAAAACGATATATTTTGGTGGAGGCACTCCATCTCTTCTCAACGAAGAAGATTTTGAATTAATTTTTAATTATTTATATAAAAAATTTAGATTTAACAATACAAAAGAAACAACTTTGGAAATTAATCCAGAAACTGTAAATTTAGAAAAATTTAAAAATTTAATAAAATTTGGAATAAATAGGATTAGTTTAGGAGTTCAAACTTTTAATGATTGTTCTTTAAAATTATTAGGTAGAGTTCACGGAAAAGATAAGATTTTTAATTCATTCAAAATTTTAAGAAAACTAGGATTTGATAACATAAATTTTGACCTAATTTTAGGAATACCTAAAGAAAGTTTAAAGGATGTAGAAAATTCAATAATGGAAACTATGTCTCTAAACCCTGAACATATTTCAATATATTCATTAGAGTATCATGAAGATACGAAAATTTATTTTGATATTATAAATAATAAATTACATCCATGGGATAAGAAAAAAGAAAAAGAAGGTTTTATTTTAATTAAAAATATTTTATTAGATTATGGATATAAACATTATGAATTTTCAAATTTTTCAAAAATTGGTTTTGAGTCAAAACATAACTTAAATTATTGGAGTGGTGGAGAATATATAGGTTTTGGCCCTATGTCATTTAGTTTTATAAATAATATATATACTCAAAACGGAAATTTATTTTATTATTTTAACAAAATTGAAAAAAACAAAAATCCAATTTTAAAAATTTTTTATATCAATTACGAAAAGCTTAAAAAAATTTTTTTAATTTTATCATTAAGGAGAATTAATGGTTTAAATTTAAAAAAATTTGAAGAAAAATTTGGAAAAATAGAAAATTTAGATAATAAATTAATTGATTTAGAAAAAAATGGTTTTATAGAAAAAAATAAACAGAAAATAAAATTAACAGATTCAGGAATCATAATCAGTAACCAGATTTTTTCAAATTTGATATAA